The following are encoded in a window of Psilocybe cubensis strain MGC-MH-2018 chromosome 4, whole genome shotgun sequence genomic DNA:
- a CDS encoding GMC oxidoreductase family protein Mala s 12, which yields MSATIEQVSGQSFDYVIVGASTAGLVLANRLTEDESVSVLVLEAGAANLGDPALLTPATFGSQFGNPQYEWGYATEPQAHSNNRSVPWPRGKGLGGSSGINFFQYHMPTVSDLDAFEKLGNSGWNWDLIKKYQKKSERFVPPAVKTETMNYDLSVHGTDGPLVTSYVATESGIEKPYHDALANLGVQRSADATSGNHNGTFLTHMTIDPQTHVRTYAANAYYAPVAHRKNLTVLTLARAAQIESTTSADGLLTATGVEFIYEDARHSAFAKKEVVLSAGSIVDPQLLELSGIGNKEILNKFEIPVKLEIPGVGSNIQEHIHAGATFEISDEKKDEVLTFDCLRDPAELGKQMVQFMTDGTGVFGMGLSMMSMLPLSKISPNAEQIYADLEKSLEEGIAANRYTPLQQKQYKLQLETLRKGQPNCETLLAQAAQPIPGIAEDGKKYLSLSSLLNNPFSRGSIHIRSTNPLDHPSMDPHLFEEEYDLRILVEMFKWNRRVVQTEPLKSFVKQTEVFPGPQVQTDEQIANHIKNTISTVYHTIGSCSMLPLADGGVVDTKLKVYNTSNLRVVDVSIVPLHVTAHVQAIAFAIGEIGADIIKGKL from the exons ATGTCTGCCACTATCGAACAAGTCTCCGGACAGTCCTTTGACTACGTCATCGTGGGTGCGTCG ACTGCCGGCCTTGTTTTGGCCAATCGTCTCACCGAAGATGAGTCCGTGTCTGTCCTTGTCCTCGAAGCTGGTGCTGCCAACCTCGGAGATCCCGCTCTGT TGACTCCCGCCACATTTGGATCTCAGTTCGGAAACCCACAATATGAGTGGGGATATGCGACT GAACCTCAAGCTCACTCTAACAACCGATCTGTTCCCTGGCCTCG TGGAAAGGGACTCGGAGGAAGCTCTGGAATCAACTTTTTCCAATACCACATGCCCACTGTTTCTGACCTCGACG CCTTCGAGAAACTCGGAAACTCAGGCTGGAACTGGGACCTCATCAAAAAATACCAGAAGAAATCTGAACGATTCGTCCCGCCGGCTGTGAAAACCGAGACGATGAACTATGACCTTTCGGTGCACGGCACGGATG GGCCACTTGTCACCTCGTATGTTGCAACCGAATCTGGGATTGAGAAGCCATATCACGAT GCCCTCGCAAACCTTGGAGTGCAGCGCTCAGCCGATGCC ACCTCAGGAAAC CACAACGGTACTTTCCTCACCCACATGACGATCGACCCACAGACGCACGTCCGGACCTACGCTGCTAAc GCGTACTACGCACCCGTCGCCCACCGCAAGAACCTGACCGTTCTGACCCTCGCTCGAGCTGCTCAGATCGAATCGACGACCAGCGCTGATGGATTGTTGACCGCTACTGGTGTAGAGTTCATCTATGAGGATGCGAGACATTCGGCATTTGCGAAGAAAGAGGTTGTCTTGTCTGCTGG ATCTATTGTCGACCCCCAG CTCCTTGAACTCTCTGGCATCGGTAACAAGGAGATTCTCAATAAATTTGAGATCCCCGTGAAGCTCGAGATCCCAGGTGTTGGTAGTAATATCCAGGAGCACATCCACGCTGGAGCCACATTTG AAATCTccgatgaaaagaaggaTGAAGTCCTCACTTTTGACTGCTTGCGCGATCcagctgaacttggaaagcaAATGGTTCAATT CATGACCGACGGCACAGGTGTCTTTGGTATGGGCCTCAGCATGATGTCCATGCTCCCTCTCTCCAAAATCAGCCCCAACGCAGAGCAGATCTACGCAGACCTTGAGAAGAGCCTCGAGGAGGGCATCGCCGCAAACAGGTACACGCCCCTGCAACAGAAGCAGTACAAGCTCCAGCTGGAGACGTTAAGGAAAGGACAGCCAAACTGCGAGACTCTACTCGCGCAGGCTGCGCAGCCGATCCCAGGGATTGCAGAGGATGGAAAGAAATACTTGTCGCTTTCGTCGCTGTTGAATAACCCATTCTCCCGTGGATCCATT CACATCAGGTCTACAAACCCTCTGGACCACCCTTCCATGGATCCTCACTTGTTTGAGGAAGAATATG ATCTCCGCATCCTCGTAGAGATGTTTAAGTGGAACCGCCGTGTAGTCCAGACAGAGCCATTGAAAAGCTTCGTAAAGC AAACCGAGGTCTTCCCTGGTCCTCAAGTCCAGACCGACGAGCAGATTGCCA ACCACATTAAAAACACTATCTCGACAGTGTACC ACACTATTGGGTCTTGCTCTATGCTCCCCTTGGCCGATGGAGGTGTCGTAGACACAAAACTCAAG GTATACAACACCTCCAACCTTCGCGTTGTAGATGTTTCTATTGTCCCGCTCCACGTTACCGCCCACGTTCAAG CCATTGCTTTCGCTATCGGCGAGATTG GCGCCGACATCATCAAGGGGAAGCTCTGA